Proteins encoded within one genomic window of Bacteroides sedimenti:
- a CDS encoding ribonuclease Z, producing the protein MEKFEVHILGCGSALPTTRHYPTSQVVNLRDKLFMIDCGEGTQVQFRRSKLKFSRLNHIFISHLHGDHCFGLPGLISTFGMLGRTAELYIHAHKDIERYLNPILDYFCEYLPYKVTIVPFECKKPEVVYEDRSLVVTTIPMDHRIPCCGFLFEEKSGPNHIIRDMVDFYKVPIYQMNRIKNGEDFITPEGDVIPNSRLTKPATPSRRYAYCSDTIFNEKIVEQIKHVDLLFHEATFTHNELPRARETYHTTARQAAQIALASNVKRLLIGHFSARYEDDSVFLNEASPIFPNCLLAKEGLCVDV; encoded by the coding sequence ATGGAAAAATTTGAAGTACATATCCTCGGTTGTGGGTCGGCTTTGCCTACCACTCGTCATTATCCCACTTCTCAGGTAGTGAATCTGCGTGACAAGCTCTTTATGATTGATTGTGGCGAAGGCACTCAGGTGCAGTTCCGCAGGTCTAAACTCAAGTTTTCCCGCCTAAACCATATTTTTATTTCTCATCTTCACGGAGATCATTGTTTTGGACTGCCTGGACTGATTTCAACTTTTGGTATGCTGGGACGTACCGCCGAACTCTACATACATGCTCATAAAGATATCGAAAGATATCTGAACCCAATACTCGATTATTTCTGTGAATATCTTCCTTATAAGGTGACTATTGTTCCTTTTGAGTGTAAAAAACCGGAGGTAGTTTATGAGGATCGCTCTCTTGTCGTTACTACCATCCCTATGGATCATCGCATTCCTTGCTGTGGATTTCTATTCGAAGAGAAGTCGGGTCCAAATCACATTATCAGAGATATGGTCGATTTCTATAAAGTTCCTATCTATCAAATGAACCGCATTAAGAATGGTGAGGATTTTATAACACCCGAAGGAGATGTTATTCCTAACAGTCGTTTAACTAAACCTGCAACCCCGTCACGCCGGTATGCATATTGCTCGGATACAATTTTTAATGAAAAGATAGTTGAACAGATCAAACATGTTGATTTGTTGTTCCATGAAGCTACTTTTACCCATAACGAGCTTCCACGGGCAAGAGAGACTTATCATACCACGGCTCGCCAAGCTGCTCAGATTGCTCTTGCTTCTAATGTGAAAAGATTACTCATTGGCCATTTTTCGGCTCGCTATG
- the rpsA gene encoding 30S ribosomal protein S1, giving the protein MENLKNIAPVEDFNWDAYEKGESFAGVSQEELEKAYDSTLNKVNDREVVDGTVISMNKREVVVNIGYKSDGIIPLNEFRYNPELTVGDKVEVYIENQEDKKGQLILSHKKARAARSWDRVNAALETEEIVKGFIKCRTKGGMIVDVFGIEAFLPGSQIDVKPIRDYDVFVGKTMEFKVVKINQEFKNVVVSHKALIEAELEQQKKEIIGKLEKGQVLEGTVKNITSYGVFIDLGGVDGLIHITDLSWGRVSDPKEVVELDQKLNVVILDFDNEKKRIALGLKQLTPHPWDALSADLKVGDKVSGKVVVMADYGAFIEIAPGVEGLIHVSEMSWSQHLRSAQDFMKVGDTVEAVVLTLDRDERKMSLGIKQLKQDPWETIAEKYPVGSKHTAKVRNFTNFGVFVEIEEGVDGLIHISDLSWTKKVKHPSEFTTIGADIEVQVLEIDKENRRLSLGHKQLEENPWDVFETVFTVGSVHEGTIIEMLDKGSVVALPYGVEGFATPKHLVKEDGSQAQLDEKLEFKVIEFNKDAKRIILSHSRIFEDVAKAEEKAEKKAAKKTSKKEEAPVVTNQAASTTLGDIDALAALKEQMDADKK; this is encoded by the coding sequence ATGGAAAATTTAAAGAACATTGCTCCTGTTGAAGATTTCAACTGGGATGCTTATGAAAAGGGCGAATCCTTCGCAGGAGTTAGCCAGGAAGAACTGGAAAAAGCATACGACAGTACGCTTAACAAAGTGAACGACCGTGAGGTTGTTGACGGAACTGTAATCTCGATGAACAAACGTGAAGTTGTAGTGAACATCGGTTACAAATCAGATGGTATCATTCCTTTGAATGAATTCCGTTACAATCCTGAATTGACAGTAGGTGATAAAGTAGAAGTTTACATCGAAAATCAGGAAGACAAGAAAGGTCAGTTAATCCTTTCACACAAGAAGGCTCGCGCTGCTCGTTCTTGGGATCGCGTTAACGCAGCTCTCGAAACTGAAGAAATTGTTAAGGGCTTTATCAAGTGCCGCACTAAGGGTGGTATGATTGTTGATGTATTTGGTATTGAAGCGTTCTTGCCAGGTTCACAAATCGATGTTAAGCCTATCCGCGACTACGATGTATTCGTTGGAAAAACTATGGAATTCAAGGTTGTTAAAATCAACCAGGAATTCAAAAACGTTGTTGTTTCTCACAAAGCTCTTATCGAAGCTGAACTTGAACAACAGAAGAAAGAAATTATTGGTAAACTTGAAAAAGGGCAAGTTCTTGAAGGAACTGTTAAAAATATCACATCTTACGGTGTATTCATCGACTTGGGTGGCGTAGACGGTTTGATTCACATTACAGACCTTTCTTGGGGACGTGTTAGCGATCCTAAAGAAGTTGTTGAATTGGATCAGAAGCTTAACGTGGTTATCCTTGACTTCGATAACGAAAAGAAACGTATCGCTCTTGGTTTGAAACAACTTACTCCTCATCCATGGGATGCACTTTCTGCTGACCTCAAAGTTGGTGATAAAGTGTCAGGTAAAGTAGTTGTTATGGCTGACTACGGTGCATTTATTGAAATTGCTCCAGGCGTTGAAGGTTTGATTCACGTTTCTGAAATGTCTTGGTCACAACACTTACGCAGCGCTCAAGATTTTATGAAGGTTGGTGACACTGTTGAAGCAGTAGTTCTGACCCTTGATCGTGACGAACGTAAGATGTCTTTGGGTATCAAACAACTGAAACAAGATCCATGGGAAACTATCGCAGAGAAGTATCCTGTAGGTAGCAAGCACACTGCAAAAGTTCGTAACTTCACTAACTTCGGTGTATTTGTAGAAATTGAAGAAGGTGTTGACGGTTTGATCCACATCTCTGACCTTTCTTGGACTAAGAAGGTTAAACATCCTTCTGAATTTACTACTATCGGTGCAGATATCGAAGTACAGGTTCTTGAAATCGACAAAGAAAACCGTCGCTTGAGCTTAGGTCACAAACAATTGGAAGAAAATCCATGGGATGTATTTGAAACAGTATTCACTGTAGGTTCTGTACACGAAGGAACAATTATCGAAATGCTTGATAAAGGTTCTGTAGTTGCTCTTCCTTATGGTGTTGAAGGTTTCGCTACTCCTAAGCACCTTGTAAAAGAAGATGGTTCACAGGCTCAGTTAGACGAAAAACTTGAGTTCAAAGTAATCGAATTCAATAAAGATGCTAAGAGAATTATTCTTTCTCACAGCCGTATTTTCGAAGATGTTGCTAAGGCAGAAGAAAAAGCAGAAAAGAAAGCTGCAAAGAAAACCAGCAAGAAAGAAGAAGCACCAGTTGTAACAAACCAGGCAGCTTCAACTACATTAGGTGACATCGATGCATTAGCTGCATTGAAAGAGCAAATGGACGCTGATAAAAAGTAA
- a CDS encoding MBL fold metallo-hydrolase: MELTYIYHSGFALKYKSFSIIIDYFKEPFSSFETEWVHSQLLNYSGRLYVLSSHSHPDHFCPEIFNWKKEKEDIRYLLSKDILDVEKSKRTKVIYLDKLDVYEDDLIRVKAYGSTDIGVSFLIEAEGKRYFHAGDLNNWHWNEECSEEESAGYESSFLKEVELIAKEVNHIDLAIFPIDPRLGKDYMRGAEQFISRIPTNIFSPMHFDNEYQKAAAFASFARIKKCKVIKWNHKGDCYTL, from the coding sequence ATGGAACTAACCTATATTTATCACAGCGGATTCGCTTTAAAATACAAATCTTTCAGCATTATTATTGATTATTTTAAAGAGCCCTTCTCATCATTTGAAACAGAATGGGTACATTCACAGCTGCTTAATTACTCGGGAAGGCTTTATGTCCTATCATCTCACTCACATCCAGACCATTTCTGCCCAGAGATTTTTAACTGGAAAAAAGAAAAGGAAGATATTCGCTATCTTCTCTCCAAAGATATACTTGATGTAGAGAAATCAAAAAGAACAAAGGTCATTTACCTTGACAAGCTCGATGTTTATGAAGATGATTTAATCAGAGTCAAAGCATATGGTTCAACCGATATTGGCGTTTCTTTTCTAATTGAAGCTGAAGGTAAACGCTATTTCCATGCAGGTGACCTAAATAACTGGCATTGGAACGAGGAGTGTTCTGAAGAAGAATCGGCCGGATACGAAAGCAGCTTCCTGAAAGAAGTTGAATTAATAGCTAAAGAGGTAAATCATATCGATTTAGCCATATTTCCAATTGATCCTCGTCTTGGCAAAGATTACATGAGAGGGGCGGAACAATTTATCAGTCGAATTCCTACAAATATATTTTCTCCGATGCATTTTGATAATGAGTATCAAAAAGCTGCTGCATTTGCCTCTTTTGCAAGAATAAAAAAATGTAAGGTTATAAAATGGAATCACAAGGGAGACTGTTATACATTATAG
- a CDS encoding VOC family protein — protein MEIKSRFDHFNFNVLNLEKSIEFYAKALGLKEVRRMTAKDGSFTLVYLGDGSTDFTLELTWLRDRKEPYNLGECEFHLCLRVPGNYEETYKFHKEMGVVCYENKDMGLYFINDPDGYWIEILPLK, from the coding sequence ATGGAAATAAAAAGCAGATTTGATCATTTCAATTTTAATGTCCTTAATTTGGAAAAAAGCATTGAATTTTATGCAAAAGCTCTCGGGCTAAAAGAGGTCAGACGAATGACAGCTAAAGATGGCTCGTTTACACTCGTCTACCTTGGCGATGGAAGCACCGATTTCACCCTTGAGCTAACTTGGCTGAGAGATCGAAAAGAGCCTTATAACCTGGGAGAATGTGAATTTCACTTATGCCTTCGAGTTCCGGGTAATTATGAAGAAACATATAAATTCCATAAGGAAATGGGGGTTGTATGTTACGAAAATAAAGACATGGGGCTCTACTTTATAAATGATCCGGATGGATATTGGATCGAAATATTACCCTTAAAATAA